AAAGGTGCACCTGTCCTCATCGATGGTTATAGGCGGTTCCCGCTTAATGAATTTCTTCTTCCATACAATAAAATTTCCTGTTCTTTCTATATCATTGAGACAGAATCGCCAAGGATCGGGAGAAGGAAATTCCTGCCAAGTTCTCAGCACCTCTCCATCGCCAAGGGATCTGACGGCAAGAGGAAAGTGCAAATGAACTATAAAAACCCCCCCAGGCCGCAAAGAGCGGCTGACGAAGCGCAATACCTTGTCCGTGCCGCCTGGCCGTATAGCATCAAATAGCGTGACCACGGAGGAATTGCAGATGACGACATCGAACATGCCGCTCCACCGTCTCTGCTTCGTCATCTCAAAGATATCACACACTTCGAAGGCAACACCGTCAAGCCTCTCATCTTCGACCCACTTATTGGCGAACTCGATCCTCGATCTCGATACATCGATACCAAGAAGTGTACGCCTCTTTCCGTGGAGTGCTATAAGGAGCCTGCCGTTGCCGCATCCGATCTCGAAAAAATTCTCGGCCCCATCCGCAGCAACTCTCTCGATGAAGTTTTTTTCGTTACCAGACTTCCTCAACAAGAACCGCCTGTATTCATGCAGCTCTTTGGTCAAGCGGAAATTCTCCAACGAATCAACGCCATCGTAATCGGTCAAATACGTCGATTGCGGCAACGAACGTCTCCTGTGCTTCATAGCATACCCCTCTTGAAGATAAAAAACCACTTTACACCCGCATCCGAAAGGGCCGCCACCATAATCGCGAGATGTTGATGGGGAAGAATGGACCCGGGTCGAGCACAGGGCTTACAAGGAGGAATTTTTTTCTTCTCCATGTTCAGGCCTCGCTCAGCGTATGGAAGCTGCCAGCGCACGCCCGACATGCAGCGAGGCTGTACACGCCACGCCTGAGATCGCTTCGCAGCCTGCTACACAACGGGCCGTTGAATATCTCCCTGAGAGAGTGTTCGTATACGTTTCCCAGCGGTATTTCGTATCCGTAAAAGGAGCAACATGGCAACACGTCGCCGTTTGCCCTGACTATGAGCTTTCGCCACGGCTCGTTGCAGGTGAAGTCGTCGAGGCGGTGGGCCCCGGCCGGCACGAGGTCGTGATTGTAGTCGTAATACGTGGAATAGCCCTGCACCTCCACATAGTCCACGAGGTCGGAGAACGTCTCGACGAAGAGGTCCTGTTCATGGGCATTGAGACTTGTGGCCACGAAACTCGCCCGGGTGGCCGGCAGGACCAGCTCGTGCTCCCGCTTGTACTCCTTGAGACACCTGATGTTGGCAAGCACCTTCGAGAAGTCTCCGCCCGGTCTCACCTTTTCATAGGTCTTCTCGGTTGCGGCGTCAACCGAGAAGAGTATTCGCGTAAGGCCGCTCTCAACGAGCCTTCTCATGAGCTGTTCATCAAGGAGCAGGCCGTTGGTCGTGACAAATAGGTCCATGAAACCGTGAGCTGCGGCAAAGGCCACGCGCTCGGGCAGATCCTTTACCAGAAGGGGTTCGTCGTTTACGTGGAAGGCCATGGACGGACAGCTGTTTCGTTCGCCCTCTATGACTATGCGCTCGAAGAGCTCACGGCTCATCACCCCGCCGTCGGTATCGAACCTCCTTTTCAC
This Deltaproteobacteria bacterium DNA region includes the following protein-coding sequences:
- a CDS encoding class I SAM-dependent methyltransferase; translated protein: MKHRRRSLPQSTYLTDYDGVDSLENFRLTKELHEYRRFLLRKSGNEKNFIERVAADGAENFFEIGCGNGRLLIALHGKRRTLLGIDVSRSRIEFANKWVEDERLDGVAFEVCDIFEMTKQRRWSGMFDVVICNSSVVTLFDAIRPGGTDKVLRFVSRSLRPGGVFIVHLHFPLAVRSLGDGEVLRTWQEFPSPDPWRFCLNDIERTGNFIVWKKKFIKREPPITIDEDRCTF
- a CDS encoding radical SAM protein, which translates into the protein MTTTQDDILSRYGAGLDRAQRQLLSRHGERYARYRRDYEAAGAFAYEPDFPLYIMLEQSYRCNLGCPSCIHGLPDVKRRFDTDGGVMSRELFERIVIEGERNSCPSMAFHVNDEPLLVKDLPERVAFAAAHGFMDLFVTTNGLLLDEQLMRRLVESGLTRILFSVDAATEKTYEKVRPGGDFSKVLANIRCLKEYKREHELVLPATRASFVATSLNAHEQDLFVETFSDLVDYVEVQGYSTYYDYNHDLVPAGAHRLDDFTCNEPWRKLIVRANGDVLPCCSFYGYEIPLGNVYEHSLREIFNGPLCSRLRSDLRRGVYSLAACRACAGSFHTLSEA